The genomic interval GGGCAGGAGATACATGACGCCGGGCACCTTGGCCGGGTCGACCATCTTCACGCCGCCCGACTCGAAGGTCTTGCCGGCGTTCACCGCCTGCTCGGCCGCCTTCCAGTTCACCACGGCGACGTAGTCCCGGTCGCGCTGGCTGGCTGTCTGTTCCAGCTTGCCGGTGGCGCGCTCGCTATTGTACGAGGTCCAGAACGCCCAGCCGTCGCTGGGGCCCTTGCCGGTGGCGCCCAGATCCCAGTCGAAGGGCGGCGTCATGATCTGCCAGCCGACCGACATGGTACCGTCCTTCGGGTCCACCTTGATCCCGGTGAAGGCGCCGTGGTACTTGGTGGCGTAGTCGTCGAGCGATTCGTACTTCGAGCCGAGCGGCACGGAGAACCGGGTCGCCACCAGGGCGTACTCGGTATTGTTGGTGACCATCGACGAGCCATGATTGCCCATCGTATTCGGGATGGGGCCCAGGATCTGGGCGGTCTTGAAGTCGCGCAGGTTGATCCGCGCGATCCGGTTGTTGGCATTGTCGTTGACGAACAACCAGCGACCGTCGTAGTCGCCGTTGGTCTTGGAGAGAGCCGGGTGATGGACGTCGCCCCAGGTGTAGTCGCCCATCATCTTCCTGCTGGCTTCGTCGAAGCCGTAGCCGGTCCCCGGATACGGAGCGAACACCGGGATGGTGGCGATGTGGCGCATCGACGGCACGCCGGCGACGAACACCTGACCGGAGTGGCCGCCGGAGTAGAACAGATAGTAGGTGTCGAGATCGCCGGGCTTCACGTAGGTGGCGAGCGCCGCGCTCTGGACGTCGCCGGTCGCCATGGCGCGCTGCCCCGGCGCCACGGGCTTGGTGCCGCCGCATGCGGCCACGCCGAGCATGGACAGGGGAGCGGCCCACTGCATCAGGCGGGACATGATGTGGTCTCCTTGGGTTCGCATTATTCGACCTCGAGCTCCCCGGTCATGCCCAGGGCCGCGTGGGGGTCGCACTGGAAGTGGTACTCACCCGGCTTGAACGAGACCGGCACCTCGAGCGTCTGGCCGGGGAGCTGCAGCAGGTCGCTCGGCTCCGGGAGGCCGGTGGCTCCGGGGTTCTTGTCGGCGGGGAAGCTCACGTTGTGGACCCCGCTCACCAGGGTGAACTTGAGGACATCCCCGGGGTGCGCCTCGAGCTTGTTCGGCACGAAGTGGTTGCCGGTCTCGTCGCTGATGGCCTTCACTTCGATCACGGTGCCCGTCGCGGCGGGGGCGGGGGGCGCCGCATCGGCAGCGGCGGCGGACGTGCCGCTCGCCGCTTTGGACTGCTCTCCACCACACCCGGGGAGCAGCGCGAGGACAACGAGAGCGAGGATCGACAGCTTCGACGACATTGGAGCGCACCTTTCGATGGAGGCGTTTGGGGTTCTGGGAAACATCGTCCGCCGAGCAGCGGCAGACCGTGAAGGCTCCATGAGCTTTTCTTTACCCTCCTGGCGTCGACGCCCCTTGGTCTGGCGTCAGCTTGACGATGGGTAATATCGGACTTTATCATGATGATATGATGAAATACACCTGAAACCCGCTCTCTTCGACCCACTGTGCTCTCCCAAACCGCCGAATACGCCCTGCGCACCGTCGTCTTCCTCGCCCAGCGGTCGGGGGAGTCGGCCACCCGCGTGGACGAGATCGCCGCGGCGCTGGCGGTGCCGCGCAACTATCTGTCCAAGACGCTGCACCGCCTCGCGCAGGAGGGGATCCTGAGCTCGACGCGAGGGAAGGGCGGCGGCTTCCGGCTTGCCGTCCCGCCGGAGGACCTCACCCTCCTCACGGTGATCCAATTGTTCGATCGGATCGGTGACGGCCGGCAATGCCTGCTCGGCCGCCCGGTGTGCAGCGACGCCCAGGCCTGCGAGGCGCACGCGAGCTGGAAGGCGGTTGCCGCACAGGTGGCGGGCTTCTTCGCTGACACGTCGGTGGCCGACCTGCTCGCCGGCCGACGTACCGGCCCGACTCGGCCGGTGAGGGGGATGCATCCGTGAGCCCACTGGTCCGGCGCTACCTGCGCACCGCGATCGGCTTTCTGCTCGCCGGTCTGGGGCTCGGGATCTGGATGCTGATCCGGCGGGAGCTCGCGGGGGAGTATCCGACGCCCAGGCTCATCAGCGCGCACACGCACGTCATCCTGGTGGGGTTCGTGATGATGATGATCCTCGGCGTCGCGCTCTGGATGTTTCCTCGTCCCGAGCGGACCGATGTGCAGTACCGTCCCGCGGCGGCGGAGCTGGCCTACTGGCTGCTCACGGTGTCCACCACCGCTCGCTTCATCGGCGAGGTGGTGCGGCCGAGTGCGCCCCCGCTGCCGCAGCGCTGGGTGGTCGTGCTCGCGGGAGTCGGGCAAGTCGTCGGGCTGGTGCTCTTCTTTTACAATCTCCTGCCCCGCATCCGATCGACCCGGAAACCCGGATGACGAGCGGTCGATGAGGCGCAACCCAGCGGCCCTCGCCGATCGCGAGCTCGACGTCGTGGTCGTGGGCGGAGGGATCTGTGGCGCGGCCATTCTCCGGGACGCGGTCCAGCGAGGTCTCTCGGCCGCCCTGCTCGAGCGGGGCGACTTCGCCGGCGCCACCTCGGCGCACTCGCTCAAGGTGGTACACGGTGGCATCCGGTACCTGCAGCACCTCGACGTCGCCCGGGTTCGTGAGTCCTCCCGCGAGCGCTCGGCACTGCTTCGGATCGCGCCGCATCTGGTGCACCCGATGCCCGTCGTCGTGCCGACCTTCGGCCACGGCATCCGAGGCGGTGAGGCACTCGCTGCGGCGTTCCTGCTGCTCGAGGCGCTCACCGCCACCCGGAACCGAGGGCTGGTTGACCCCGAGCGCCGGGTGCCTCGGACCCGCCTGATCTCCCGCCGGCAGGTCGTGGCCTGGTATCCGGAGCTCGAGCACCGGGAGCTCACTGGGGCCGGAATGTTCTGGGATGGCCAGGTCTACAATCCGCCGCGCCTGGTATGGGAGTTTATCCGGACCGCCGGGGAGAGCGGTGGAGAGGCAGCCAATTACTGCGAGGTGACGGACCTGCTTCGCCGGAACGGCAGGGTCACGGGAGTAGCGGTGGGGGACCGGCTGAGCGGCGAGCGCTTTCAGGTCCGTGCGAAGGTGGTGGTGAACGCCGCGGGGCCGTTCGCGGAACAGCTCTTTGTCCGATGCGGCATCCGCCAGACCGCACGGATCGCACTCTCCCGCGACATGGCATTCGTCATCCGGAGGCGGCTCGACGGTGGGCGGGCTCTGGCGCTGCAGACGAGATACCGCGATCCCGATGCCATCCTGAGCCGCGGCCCACGCCATCTCTTCCTGGCGCCCTGGCGTGGCGTGACCCTCGTGGGAGTGAGCAGCGCGGTCTTTCGGGGCGATCCCGATGCGCTATCGGTCACGGAGGACGAGATCGCGGGCTTTCTGGCCGAGATCCAGGAGGCCGTGCCGCACCTCGATCTCGCGAGAGGCGACATCGCTCGCGTTCACGCCGGCCTGCTGCCGATCGCGGAGAGCGGCCTGGTGCGCGGCAACGTCAGCTTCGGTAAGCGCTCGCACGTGGTCGACAACGCGGAGGCGGACGGACTCGAGGGACTAGTGACCGTCGTCACCAACCGACTCACCACGGCAAGGGGAGTGGCCGAACGGGCGGTCGACCTCACCTTCCGGAAGCTCGGAGCAGTGCCGCCGAGATGCCGAACGGCCGAGACGCCCTTGCATGGCGGCGCCTTCTCCGGGTTCGCGGAGCTTCTGTCCGAGGTTGGGGAGAGCGTCCGTGACCTGATGCCGGCGAGCGTGGCGGGGCCTGTGCCCGAGCGTCTGGCCCGAAACTATGGCTCGTCTCACCGGGAGGTGCTCCGGCTCGCCGAGGCCGACCGATCGCTCGCCGAGCCGATCGGGACGTCCGGAGCATTGAGGGCGGAAATCGTACACGCGATCAGGGAAGAGATGGCCCAGTCCCTCGCCGACTGCGTCTTTCGACGAACCGATCTCGGTACAGCGGGACCCCCGGCAGACAGCGAGCTCGGCGTTGTCGCCGAGCTCGCGGCCGAGGAGCTGGGGTGGAGCGCCGGCCGGAAAGCAACCGAGCTGGCCGAGGTTCGCTCGGCCAGCTCGAAGGCCTAGGCCACGCCGGGCTGCACCACCAGCGCGGTCACCATCCCGAACATCCCATGCTCCGACTCCGCGTGCGGCAGGATGTGGCAGTGGAAGGCCCAGGTGCCGGGATTGGTGGCCCGCACCAGGACGTCCCACCGCTCGCCCGGCGCGACGTTGAGGGTGTCGCACTTCCACGGCGCGGGCTGATCCCAGCCGTCCTTGGCGATGACGGTCATGTGCATCCCGTGGAGGTGCATGGGGTGGATCATCATGCCCTCGTTCATGAAGCGGATACGCACGGTCTGTCCCTGCTTGCAGACCAGCGGCTCGGTGGCGGGAAAGCCCTTGCCATTGAGGGTGAAGCCATGGGAGCCGTCGTTGAGCACCAGCACGTAATCCAGGTCGGCGCGGTGCGCCTTCAGCACCGTCTTGGGCTCGACGATGATGGCCCCCAGCAAGCCATTGCCGACCTGCACGGCCGCGTTGTGATGCGAGTGGTACATGTGCGATCCGGCGTTCGGCACCGTGAACTCATAGGTGAAGCTTTCGCCGGGCTTGACCGGCGGCTGAGTGATGAACGGAACGCCGTCCTGATCGTTCGGCAGCTCCAGTCCATGAAAGTGAATCGCGGTGGACTGGGGCAGCTTGTTGGTGAGGTTGACCCGCATCCGGTCGCCCTCGCGCACCCGGATCTGGGGACCGGGCACCTGGCCGTTGTAGGTCCACGCTTTGACCGTGCGCCCCGGCTCCACTTCCCAGTCTATCACTTCGGCAGTGAGGTCGAAGACCTTGACGCCCTTGTCCATGCGCGGCTGGAGGACCTGGTTCCCCTTGCCGGCCGTCTTGGCCGGGAACGCCTTGATCCCCTTCTCGTGCATGGCGTCCATCTCGTCGGCCTTGGCGCGGTCGGACAGGACTGGAGCCGGGGCCGGCGTGGGAGTCTTGGGCGGGCTGGCCACGGCGGCGCTGGCGGGCTTGGTGTCACCGCAGGCGCTCAGGCCGCTGACGACCGCCGGCAACGCGATGGCGGCCACGGTGCCTTTCCGCAGAAAGTCACGGCGCGAGTTGATGCTGGTGGATGCGTTAGTGTCGGACACAGAGGCCTCTCGAGACGTTAGCGGGCGCATGTCGGGGGTCGCGGAAGTGAACCTATCCGCCCGACCATGAAGCGGCCGTGGGCCCTCTGTGAAGGTCTCTTTATCGTATGACGGGTCACGCCTCGCCGGGGCGCGGGTTGGACACCAGCACGGCAGCCCCGCGGAGCCGTCCTTCGCGCAGCCGGGTCAGCGCCTCGTTCGCCCCGCTCACTGGGAGCGGTTCCACCGCCACCTTCAACGGAACGTCGGCAGCTATGTGGAAGAAGGCCTCGCCGTCCCGCCGGGTGAGGTTGGCCACCGATCGGAGCACCCGCTCACCCCACAGGATGTCGTAGGGGAAACTCGGGATCGGGCTCATGTGGATGCCGCCACAGGCCACCACCCCTCCCTTGCCCACGGCCCCCAAGGCGACTGGGACCAGCGCACCGACCGGCGCGAAGATGATCGCGCCGTCCAGCGCCTCCGGCGGCCGGTCCTCCGATGCACCGGCCCATTCCGCGCCCATCTCCAACGCGAACCGCTGCCCTTCGGCGTCGCCCGCTCTCGTAAACGCAAAGACACGGCGCCCCTGGGCCCGGGCCACCTGGGTGATCAGATGCGCCGCGGCGCCGAAACCGTAGATGCCGAGCCGCTCCGCCTCGCCGACGGCCGCGAGCGAGCGGTAGCCGATGAGACCCGCGCACAAGAGGGGCGCGGCGTGCACGTCGTCGTACCCGGCCGGAATGGGAAAGCAGAAGCGGGCGTCGGCCAGGCTGTACTCGGCGTAGCCGCCATCGATGGTGTAGCCGGTGAAGCGGGCGCGGTCACACAGGTTCTCGCGGCCGGAACGGCAGAACCGGCAGACGCCACAGGTCCAGCCGAGCCAGGGCACGCCCACCCGATCGCCGGGAGCGAATCGCGGCACGTCGCCGCCGACGGCGGCGACGGTCCCCACGATCTCGTGACCGAGCACCAGCGGCAGCTTGGGCTCGGGCAGCTCGCCGTCGGCGACATGGAGATCGGTGCGGCACACTCCGCAGGCCCGGACCTTGAGGAGCAGCTGTCCCGGCCCAGGCGTGGGGCGAGGCACCTCCGCCGGGCGAAGAGGCCGCCCCGGCGCGTCGAGCAGCATGGCGGACATCGAAGCCATGGCGGGAAGATACACAACGGTTGCTTGACCGTTCGGACCCGGGAGGTAGAGAATGGATCATGAATCCCGCGCCGCCGCTGGTACGCGTAGAGGTACGACCGCAGCACACGCTCGACGATTACGCCGCCGTGATTCACCTCGCGGCAGCCGTGAACGAGCTCAAGGCCGAGGCGGCCCGGATCGTCCCGCGCCTGGCGGGGCGAACCATCTGGCTGGTGAACTCGACCGCGACGGGCGGCGGGGTGGCCGAAATGCTTCCCCCGATCGTCCGGCTGCTTCGGGATCTGGGCGTGAGCGTCGAGTGGCTGGCCATCGGCAGCGGTGACCCCGCCTTCTTCGCGCTGACCAAGCGACTCCACAATCTCATCCACGGCTCGGGCGACCCGCGGCTCGGCCCGGCGGAGCGCGATGTGTTCGAGCGCGCGGGCCGGGAGAACGCCGCCAGCCTGCGGCCGCTCCTCCGGCCGGGCGATGTTCTGATCGTGCACGATCCGCAGCCACTCGCTCTAGCCGGTTTCCTGCGCGCGACGGTGCCTCTGGTGACCGTATGGCGCTGCCATATCGGCCTGGACGAGAGCAACGCCGCCACCCGCGCCGCCTGGGAGTTCCTGGCGCCCTACCTCGAGCACTACGATCACGCGGTCTTCTCGGCACCAGAGTACATCCCGGAGCGGCTTGCCGGCCGGGCCACAGTCATCGCCCCCGGCATCGATCCGCTCGACGCCAAGAACCGGGAGCTCTCACTGCACGAGACCATCGAGGTCCTCTGCCGCGGCGCCCTCGTGTCCTGTCCCGGCCCGATCGTCGACGGCCCCTATCAGGCGCCGGCCCGCCGGGCACTGGCGGACGGGACGTTCGCCCCGGTGAATGTCGCCGAGGATGTCGGCCTGATCAGCCGGCCGATCCTTACCCAGGTCTCGCGATGGGACCGCTTGAAGGGCTTTCTCCCTCTCATGCGTGCCTTCGCCAGCCTCAAGCAGTCGCTGTACGCCAGCGATGGCGCCGCAAACCCGCTGCACCGCC from Gemmatimonadales bacterium carries:
- a CDS encoding plastocyanin/azurin family copper-binding protein, producing the protein MSSKLSILALVVLALLPGCGGEQSKAASGTSAAAADAAPPAPAATGTVIEVKAISDETGNHFVPNKLEAHPGDVLKFTLVSGVHNVSFPADKNPGATGLPEPSDLLQLPGQTLEVPVSFKPGEYHFQCDPHAALGMTGELEVE
- a CDS encoding glycerol-3-phosphate dehydrogenase/oxidase, which codes for MRRNPAALADRELDVVVVGGGICGAAILRDAVQRGLSAALLERGDFAGATSAHSLKVVHGGIRYLQHLDVARVRESSRERSALLRIAPHLVHPMPVVVPTFGHGIRGGEALAAAFLLLEALTATRNRGLVDPERRVPRTRLISRRQVVAWYPELEHRELTGAGMFWDGQVYNPPRLVWEFIRTAGESGGEAANYCEVTDLLRRNGRVTGVAVGDRLSGERFQVRAKVVVNAAGPFAEQLFVRCGIRQTARIALSRDMAFVIRRRLDGGRALALQTRYRDPDAILSRGPRHLFLAPWRGVTLVGVSSAVFRGDPDALSVTEDEIAGFLAEIQEAVPHLDLARGDIARVHAGLLPIAESGLVRGNVSFGKRSHVVDNAEADGLEGLVTVVTNRLTTARGVAERAVDLTFRKLGAVPPRCRTAETPLHGGAFSGFAELLSEVGESVRDLMPASVAGPVPERLARNYGSSHREVLRLAEADRSLAEPIGTSGALRAEIVHAIREEMAQSLADCVFRRTDLGTAGPPADSELGVVAELAAEELGWSAGRKATELAEVRSASSKA
- a CDS encoding Rrf2 family transcriptional regulator; this encodes MLSQTAEYALRTVVFLAQRSGESATRVDEIAAALAVPRNYLSKTLHRLAQEGILSSTRGKGGGFRLAVPPEDLTLLTVIQLFDRIGDGRQCLLGRPVCSDAQACEAHASWKAVAAQVAGFFADTSVADLLAGRRTGPTRPVRGMHP
- a CDS encoding copper oxidase, with product MSDTNASTSINSRRDFLRKGTVAAIALPAVVSGLSACGDTKPASAAVASPPKTPTPAPAPVLSDRAKADEMDAMHEKGIKAFPAKTAGKGNQVLQPRMDKGVKVFDLTAEVIDWEVEPGRTVKAWTYNGQVPGPQIRVREGDRMRVNLTNKLPQSTAIHFHGLELPNDQDGVPFITQPPVKPGESFTYEFTVPNAGSHMYHSHHNAAVQVGNGLLGAIIVEPKTVLKAHRADLDYVLVLNDGSHGFTLNGKGFPATEPLVCKQGQTVRIRFMNEGMMIHPMHLHGMHMTVIAKDGWDQPAPWKCDTLNVAPGERWDVLVRATNPGTWAFHCHILPHAESEHGMFGMVTALVVQPGVA
- a CDS encoding zinc-dependent alcohol dehydrogenase family protein; translated protein: MASMSAMLLDAPGRPLRPAEVPRPTPGPGQLLLKVRACGVCRTDLHVADGELPEPKLPLVLGHEIVGTVAAVGGDVPRFAPGDRVGVPWLGWTCGVCRFCRSGRENLCDRARFTGYTIDGGYAEYSLADARFCFPIPAGYDDVHAAPLLCAGLIGYRSLAAVGEAERLGIYGFGAAAHLITQVARAQGRRVFAFTRAGDAEGQRFALEMGAEWAGASEDRPPEALDGAIIFAPVGALVPVALGAVGKGGVVACGGIHMSPIPSFPYDILWGERVLRSVANLTRRDGEAFFHIAADVPLKVAVEPLPVSGANEALTRLREGRLRGAAVLVSNPRPGEA
- a CDS encoding cbb3-type cytochrome c oxidase subunit I translates to MSPLVRRYLRTAIGFLLAGLGLGIWMLIRRELAGEYPTPRLISAHTHVILVGFVMMMILGVALWMFPRPERTDVQYRPAAAELAYWLLTVSTTARFIGEVVRPSAPPLPQRWVVVLAGVGQVVGLVLFFYNLLPRIRSTRKPG
- a CDS encoding glycosyltransferase, which codes for MNPAPPLVRVEVRPQHTLDDYAAVIHLAAAVNELKAEAARIVPRLAGRTIWLVNSTATGGGVAEMLPPIVRLLRDLGVSVEWLAIGSGDPAFFALTKRLHNLIHGSGDPRLGPAERDVFERAGRENAASLRPLLRPGDVLIVHDPQPLALAGFLRATVPLVTVWRCHIGLDESNAATRAAWEFLAPYLEHYDHAVFSAPEYIPERLAGRATVIAPGIDPLDAKNRELSLHETIEVLCRGALVSCPGPIVDGPYQAPARRALADGTFAPVNVAEDVGLISRPILTQVSRWDRLKGFLPLMRAFASLKQSLYASDGAANPLHRRRLDLVRLVLAGPDPAGVADDPEAADVLHELRAVYSGLHPAVQDDIALVVLPMRSVEENALMVNALQRASILVVQNSLREGFGLTIAEAMWKRVPVLSNSRACGPRQQIRDGVDGRLIRDPEDETELRLAIDDLLASPDRLRRMGRMAQRRVHDRFLVLDQLRNWGRLLGSAVEPRAAEGSAAS